One genomic segment of Helicobacter enhydrae includes these proteins:
- a CDS encoding autotransporter outer membrane beta-barrel domain-containing protein, producing MGGQTSTNRGGTHAYSDRIIVESGTAGVHYIIATAKGENLKSIKYTQGKGTEEVSNIAVATVKDGTNITFKGATQFLGFETIRTTLTNGVNTDKDGKVGSNTHKTYFIQSLSSTGITQTSQDITASTMGSTYALYLANFNSLNKRMGELRDTTNAQGVWARVFNGSQSLNFGIQSQTIYTTIQAGYDYAVGFEGANNYIGFALSYANSTTKAKNVSEINGTNRGITSMTSNAIEFALYNAYVQNGASSLNGWSNGLYSDSILKFSYITSDAKLVGATASAMSNTAFTLSEEVGYRFLLGDQQWFITPQAEVAFGYLSRGNLNQKNGIYTLNSTQENIITLSNRIGSDVGYTFDIPKEKGFQAKLYLGTYFVYDYLIGGEINSRTGIGTQSVLTPFTSSAKGVINVGTNLEVKDNTRIYFDFERSFGGKVVTDYQINLGVRYGFGEKGRGVKVVKGRGAEQVEKDKMIEIETNKAPLKVQGDM from the coding sequence TTGGGGGGGCAAACTTCAACAAATAGAGGTGGCACTCACGCCTATTCTGATCGCATTATCGTAGAATCAGGAACAGCAGGAGTGCATTACATCATAGCTACAGCAAAAGGTGAAAATCTAAAATCTATCAAATACACACAAGGCAAAGGCACAGAGGAAGTGAGCAACATCGCAGTCGCCACAGTCAAAGATGGCACAAATATCACTTTCAAAGGTGCAACACAATTTTTAGGCTTTGAAACTATCAGAACCACACTTACAAATGGTGTTAATACAGATAAAGATGGCAAAGTGGGTAGCAATACTCACAAAACCTACTTCATTCAATCTCTAAGCTCTACAGGCATCACCCAAACAAGTCAAGACATCACAGCCTCTACGATGGGTTCGACTTATGCTCTTTATCTTGCTAATTTCAATTCTTTGAACAAAAGAATGGGAGAGCTAAGAGATACTACAAATGCTCAAGGAGTATGGGCTAGAGTGTTTAATGGTTCTCAAAGCTTAAACTTTGGTATCCAATCTCAAACAATCTATACAACCATTCAAGCAGGTTATGATTATGCTGTAGGCTTTGAGGGAGCTAATAACTACATAGGGTTTGCTCTCTCTTATGCCAACTCTACTACAAAAGCAAAGAATGTGAGTGAAATCAATGGAACTAATAGAGGGATCACTTCTATGACTTCCAATGCCATAGAGTTTGCTCTCTATAATGCCTATGTGCAAAATGGTGCTTCTTCTCTCAATGGGTGGAGCAATGGTTTGTATAGTGATAGCATTCTCAAGTTTAGCTATATCACAAGTGATGCGAAGCTAGTAGGAGCGACAGCAAGTGCTATGAGTAACACTGCTTTCACTCTAAGTGAGGAAGTGGGTTATCGTTTCTTGCTAGGAGATCAGCAATGGTTTATCACTCCTCAAGCAGAAGTGGCATTTGGATACCTCAGTCGTGGTAACCTCAATCAAAAGAATGGGATCTATACACTCAATAGCACTCAAGAAAACATCATCACTCTAAGCAATAGGATAGGTTCTGATGTTGGATATACATTTGATATTCCAAAAGAAAAAGGATTCCAAGCAAAGCTTTATCTAGGGACTTACTTTGTTTATGATTATCTTATCGGTGGAGAGATTAATTCTAGAACAGGTATAGGAACTCAAAGTGTTCTTACTCCTTTCACTTCTTCTGCAAAAGGAGTGATCAATGTAGGGACAAATCTTGAAGTCAAAGACAACACTAGAATCTACTTTGATTTTGAGAGAAGTTTTGGAGGCAAAGTAGTGACAGACTATCAGATCAATCTAGGAGTGAGATATGGGTTTGGGGAGAAAGGGAGAGGGGTGAAAGTGGTGAAAGGTAGAGGAGCAGAGCAAGTAGAAAAAGACAAAATGATAGAAATAGAAACAAACAAAGCTCCTTTGAAAGTGCAAGGGGATATGTAG
- a CDS encoding 2,3,4,5-tetrahydropyridine-2,6-carboxylate N-succinyltransferase yields MSIENFNQTIQEIQNSPSYRTPIGFGIARIDIGKTNGKTLCATFPVLNWGENLKSFAVFLKASQKAIPLHNSESESIFAINQEFITEALNLFSPYLAHAQSDPTTHPNIQVLLELQRAQRQEGLFVKGGKSKFRFCVIYQDVPCQSVETAYMKLLALSLGKAPLRSLVLDGIFGLLENVAWSGNKPYELSYLREREIELKMRGEFPHIDFVDKFPRYLMQVIPQYDNIRLLDTAKTRFGAYLGTGGYTQMPGASYVNFNSGAMGACMNEGRISSSVVVGEGTDIGGGASILGVLSGGNSDPISIGKNCLLSVNSSTGISLGDGCIVDGGIAVLVGTIFVITQEEAEKIQAINPDFEINQNGLYKGRELSKKNGIHFRQDSQSGKMVAFRSNREIKLNEALH; encoded by the coding sequence ATGAGTATCGAAAATTTCAATCAAACCATCCAAGAAATCCAAAACTCACCTTCTTATCGCACCCCTATCGGCTTTGGGATCGCACGCATTGACATTGGCAAAACAAATGGCAAAACGCTTTGTGCCACTTTCCCTGTGCTCAATTGGGGCGAAAACCTCAAAAGCTTTGCTGTGTTTCTCAAGGCAAGTCAAAAAGCAATTCCTCTACACAACAGCGAGAGTGAATCCATCTTTGCAATCAATCAAGAGTTCATCACAGAAGCCCTCAATCTATTCTCACCCTATTTGGCTCACGCACAAAGCGATCCGACCACACACCCAAACATCCAAGTCTTGCTAGAGCTTCAAAGAGCACAAAGGCAAGAGGGGCTGTTTGTCAAAGGAGGCAAAAGCAAGTTTAGATTCTGTGTCATCTATCAAGATGTGCCTTGCCAAAGCGTTGAAACCGCATATATGAAGCTCCTTGCACTCTCTTTGGGCAAAGCTCCTCTTAGAAGTCTTGTCTTAGATGGCATTTTTGGTTTGCTTGAAAATGTCGCTTGGAGTGGCAACAAGCCCTATGAACTGAGCTATCTTAGAGAACGAGAGATAGAGCTCAAAATGAGAGGGGAGTTTCCTCATATTGACTTCGTTGATAAATTTCCACGCTATTTGATGCAAGTCATTCCTCAATACGACAATATCCGTTTGCTTGACACAGCCAAAACGCGTTTTGGTGCGTATCTTGGCACTGGGGGCTATACACAAATGCCTGGTGCAAGTTATGTGAATTTCAATTCTGGTGCGATGGGTGCTTGTATGAATGAAGGGCGTATCTCCTCCTCTGTAGTTGTTGGCGAGGGCACAGATATCGGTGGTGGAGCAAGTATTTTGGGTGTGCTTAGTGGGGGCAATAGTGACCCAATCAGCATTGGCAAAAATTGTCTGTTGAGCGTCAATAGCTCTACAGGGATTAGCCTAGGTGATGGGTGTATCGTAGATGGAGGCATTGCGGTTCTAGTGGGGACAATTTTTGTAATCACGCAAGAAGAAGCAGAGAAAATTCAAGCGATCAATCCTGATTTTGAAATCAACCAAAACGGACTCTACAAAGGCAGAGAGCTTTCCAAAAAGAATGGAATCCATTTCAGACAAGATTCTCAAAGTGGCAAAATGGTTGCTTTCCGCAGTAATCGTGAAATCAAGCTCAACGAGGCTTTGCACTAA